One genomic window of Desulfuromonas sp. AOP6 includes the following:
- a CDS encoding DUF882 domain-containing protein, translating to MTFNKNEEWPNVSRRRFLAAGAFSLVALGFPGQALAQFQKFTSGEKTISLHNIHTGERLNKAVFWADGEYVQETLSDIDYLLRDYRNGEVKNIDVQLLDMLYEVRQKTDGFRPYQVISGYRSPETNAFLARTSSGVASKSLHLEGQAVDIRLPGVDLLNLRNAALSLRSGGVGYYPKSQFVHMDTGSPRSW from the coding sequence ATGACCTTTAACAAAAATGAAGAATGGCCCAATGTCTCACGTCGCAGGTTCTTGGCAGCAGGCGCTTTTTCTCTGGTGGCTTTAGGGTTTCCGGGGCAGGCCCTGGCCCAGTTTCAGAAATTTACCTCTGGGGAAAAGACGATCTCTTTGCACAATATTCACACGGGGGAAAGGCTGAACAAGGCTGTATTTTGGGCTGATGGTGAATACGTTCAGGAAACGCTTTCCGACATAGATTATCTTCTTCGGGATTACCGGAACGGTGAAGTCAAGAACATAGATGTCCAGCTGCTTGATATGTTGTATGAGGTGCGTCAGAAAACAGACGGTTTTCGTCCCTATCAGGTAATATCCGGCTACCGTTCACCAGAAACCAACGCGTTTTTGGCTCGTACCAGTTCTGGGGTTGCATCGAAGAGTCTTCATCTCGAGGGCCAGGCTGTCGATATCAGACTCCCGGGAGTTGACCTTCTGAACCTTCGTAATGCAGCTCTTTCTCTCAGATCTGGAGGGGTGGGCTATTATCCCAAGTCACAGTTCGTGCATATGGACACGGGGTCCCCACGGTCCTGGTAA
- a CDS encoding DUF554 domain-containing protein, whose protein sequence is MLLKGTLVNIAAVICGCAIGRSIGHLLSDRMRNTLMCALGLAVLLIGLQLALQSQHPLIPIGSLILGGLAGELARLEHRLEVFGQHLQSRFSGSGKIAEGFVTASLLYCVGAMAIMGAIQEGFGEKPSILYAKAALDGIASIALTSTLGVGVVFSIIPLFLYQGGLTLLAGLAKTVLTTSVMTEMNSVGGLLIMAISFDLLGIRRLPVGNMLPSIFMAIALMWSFGLA, encoded by the coding sequence GTGCTTCTGAAGGGAACTCTCGTCAATATTGCTGCCGTTATATGCGGGTGCGCCATCGGACGCAGCATTGGTCACCTTTTGTCTGACAGAATGCGCAATACCCTTATGTGCGCGCTCGGTTTGGCTGTCCTGTTGATCGGACTTCAGTTGGCCCTGCAGAGCCAGCACCCGCTTATTCCCATCGGCAGCCTGATTCTCGGTGGGCTGGCAGGAGAGTTGGCTCGCTTGGAACACCGTTTGGAAGTTTTTGGCCAACACCTTCAGAGTCGCTTTTCGGGATCAGGTAAGATTGCCGAAGGATTCGTTACAGCGAGTCTTTTGTATTGTGTTGGCGCCATGGCCATCATGGGGGCCATCCAGGAAGGTTTTGGCGAAAAACCATCGATTCTTTACGCCAAGGCGGCCCTTGACGGGATTGCTTCGATTGCACTGACCTCGACGTTGGGTGTCGGGGTTGTTTTTTCGATAATTCCCCTTTTCCTTTATCAAGGTGGTCTTACCCTGCTGGCCGGTCTTGCCAAGACCGTACTGACGACTTCTGTCATGACAGAAATGAATTCAGTCGGTGGTTTACTTATCATGGCTATTTCTTTTGACCTCCTCGGCATAAGGCGGCTTCCTGTCGGCAACATGCTGCCATCCATCTTTATGGCTATTGCTCTCATGTGGAGTTTCGGGCTTGCCTGA
- a CDS encoding adenine phosphoribosyltransferase: MDELKNIIRDVQDFPKKGIVFKDITTLLSDGRSFHRMVDLIAHRYIGQRIDKVVGVEARGFVLGSALAYKLGAGVTLVRKPGKLPYKTRGKSYQLEYGSDMLEIHEDAFKEGDRVIIADDLLATGGTMVAVYDLVTELGAEVIECAFMAELAFLEGRKKLPEDKVFSLLTF; the protein is encoded by the coding sequence TTGGACGAGTTGAAAAACATTATCAGGGATGTTCAGGATTTTCCCAAGAAGGGAATTGTTTTCAAGGATATAACAACGCTTCTTTCAGACGGAAGAAGCTTTCACCGCATGGTGGATCTGATCGCTCATCGTTACATCGGTCAGCGTATTGACAAGGTCGTCGGTGTCGAGGCGAGGGGTTTTGTTCTGGGATCTGCCCTGGCTTATAAGCTTGGGGCTGGCGTCACACTGGTTCGTAAGCCCGGGAAGCTTCCCTATAAAACTCGTGGTAAGAGCTATCAGCTAGAGTATGGATCCGATATGCTGGAGATCCATGAAGATGCTTTCAAGGAAGGCGACCGGGTCATTATTGCCGACGACCTGCTCGCTACTGGCGGAACTATGGTGGCCGTTTATGACCTGGTGACTGAATTGGGAGCCGAGGTAATAGAGTGCGCTTTCATGGCTGAATTGGCTTTTCTGGAAGGACGCAAGAAACTTCCGGAGGATAAAGTTTTCAGTCTACTGACTTTTTAG
- a CDS encoding sigma-70 family RNA polymerase sigma factor, producing MDELLADFDGSENHEDGDAEDAEISLEAEDESKEEAEAEAEAEAEEEDDSHSDDAIKLYLKEIQKTTLLTAQEERELARLISQGDMAARDRMIESNLRLVVKIAKRYMNRGLPFLDLIEEGNMGLIKAVERFKLSKECRFSTYATWWIRQSIERALVNQSRTIRLPVHVSDDINKFIKISRELLQKLNRDPKIDEIAEAMGVEPHYINRLMVLVKKTYSIEHPMGENNDYSLIDTIEDPTAADPAVLIEDLNKFNRVSEWLGTLSENERDILTLRFGLDDREPQTLDTIGKRFGVTRERIRQIEAKSLEKLRKMMEENQGPL from the coding sequence ATGGATGAATTGTTGGCCGACTTTGATGGTTCAGAGAACCATGAAGATGGGGATGCAGAGGATGCCGAAATTTCTCTGGAAGCCGAAGATGAATCAAAGGAAGAGGCCGAGGCTGAAGCTGAAGCTGAAGCTGAAGAAGAAGATGACAGCCATTCAGATGATGCTATTAAGCTCTACCTGAAAGAGATTCAAAAAACGACCCTGTTGACTGCCCAGGAAGAGAGGGAGTTGGCCAGGCTTATATCCCAGGGGGATATGGCTGCAAGGGATCGCATGATCGAGTCCAACCTTCGGCTCGTTGTGAAGATTGCCAAGCGTTATATGAATCGTGGGCTGCCTTTCCTCGATTTGATCGAGGAGGGCAACATGGGTTTGATCAAGGCTGTCGAACGCTTCAAGCTCAGTAAAGAATGTCGCTTTTCCACCTATGCCACCTGGTGGATTCGGCAATCCATCGAAAGAGCATTGGTCAATCAGAGCCGAACCATCCGATTGCCGGTTCACGTTTCCGACGACATCAATAAGTTTATTAAAATAAGTCGTGAACTTCTACAAAAGCTCAACCGTGATCCTAAGATCGATGAAATTGCCGAAGCTATGGGAGTTGAACCGCACTATATCAATCGCCTCATGGTTCTGGTTAAAAAGACCTACTCGATCGAACATCCCATGGGGGAAAACAACGATTATAGCTTGATTGATACCATTGAGGATCCAACTGCCGCCGACCCGGCTGTCCTTATCGAGGATCTGAACAAGTTCAACCGGGTTTCCGAATGGCTCGGCACCTTGAGCGAAAATGAACGAGACATTCTGACCCTGCGGTTTGGATTGGATGACCGCGAGCCACAGACTCTGGACACCATTGGGAAACGTTTTGGGGTTACTCGCGAGCGCATCAGGCAGATTGAAGCCAAGAGTTTGGAAAAGTTAAGGAAAATGATGGAAGAAAACCAGGGCCCGCTATAG
- a CDS encoding peptidoglycan DD-metalloendopeptidase family protein: MHKNRLSNRNGMLLRTLIIVFFLIFLAACTPAKGIYHQVGEGQTLYRISRVYGVNEQYLARVNGISDPSRLQAGQKLFVPGAVHQRKVPSTVISSSRSPSTNPPKPVPLHTPAKTPATKTVASPQEKNRSPVVTAPPKSVMPAPRKGQFIWPVKGRVVKNFGNNEAGPSKGLEIAVPRGTAVVSSGAGRVIYSGNGIRGYGNLIILKHDNSYFTVYGFNDKNLVAVDTFVSRGEKIALSGVPAGGGEPRVHFEIRQGKEAVNPSLYLP, translated from the coding sequence TGTCCAATAGGAACGGGATGCTTTTGCGTACACTCATCATTGTGTTTTTTTTAATATTCTTGGCTGCTTGCACTCCGGCTAAGGGTATTTATCACCAGGTTGGCGAGGGTCAGACCCTCTACCGCATAAGCCGTGTCTATGGAGTGAACGAACAGTACCTGGCCCGCGTTAACGGGATCAGTGATCCCAGTCGGCTACAGGCCGGTCAGAAGCTTTTTGTCCCTGGTGCCGTACATCAACGCAAGGTCCCATCTACAGTCATTTCAAGTTCTCGTTCGCCATCGACCAACCCCCCAAAACCTGTCCCTCTACATACACCTGCGAAGACTCCTGCCACAAAGACGGTTGCTTCGCCTCAGGAAAAAAACCGTTCACCCGTAGTCACTGCGCCACCTAAATCAGTTATGCCGGCTCCCCGCAAGGGCCAGTTCATTTGGCCAGTAAAGGGACGGGTTGTGAAAAATTTTGGCAACAACGAAGCTGGCCCGAGCAAAGGGCTCGAAATTGCCGTTCCCAGAGGAACGGCCGTGGTTTCCTCCGGTGCGGGAAGGGTTATTTATAGCGGCAACGGTATCCGCGGATATGGCAATCTTATTATTCTGAAACATGACAATTCGTATTTTACCGTTTACGGATTTAATGATAAAAATCTAGTCGCTGTGGATACCTTTGTTAGTCGGGGGGAGAAAATAGCTCTTTCCGGCGTACCTGCTGGTGGTGGAGAACCTCGTGTTCACTTTGAAATCAGACAGGGGAAGGAAGCTGTTAATCCGAGTTTATACTTGCCTTAA